A single genomic interval of Peromyscus leucopus breed LL Stock chromosome 7, UCI_PerLeu_2.1, whole genome shotgun sequence harbors:
- the Slc37a4 gene encoding glucose-6-phosphate exchanger SLC37A4 isoform X2, protein MAAQGYGYYRAVIFAAMFGGYSLYYFNRKTFSFVMPSLVEEIALDKDDLGLITSSQSAAYAISKFVSGVLSDQMSARWLFSSGLLLVGLVNVVFSWSSTVPVFAALWFLNGLAQGLGWPPCGKILRKWFEPSQFGTWWAVLSTSMNLAGGLGPILATILAQSYSWRSTLALSGALCVVVSVLCLLLIHNEPADVGLRNLDPTPSKGKKGSSKEDSTLQDLLLSPYLWVLSTGYLVVFGVKTCCTDWGQFFLIQERGQSALVGSSYMSALEVGGLVGSIAAGYLSDRAMAKAGLSMYGNPRHGLLLFMMAGMAASMFLFRVTVTSDSPKIWILVLGAVFGFSSYGPIALFGVIANESAPPNLCGTSHAIVGLMANVGGFLAGLPFSTIAKHYSWSTAFWVAEVVCIASTVVFFLLRNIRTKMGRVPKKAE, encoded by the exons ATGGCGGCCCAGGGCTATGGCTATTATCGCGCGGTCATCTTCGCAGCCATGTTTGGGGGCTACAGCCTGTACTACTTTAACCGCAAAACCTTCTCCTTCGTCATGCCATCCTTGGTGGAAGAGATTGCTCTGGACAAGGACGATTTGG GGCTCATCACCAGCAGCCAGTCGGCAGCCTATGCCATCAGCAAGTTTGTGAGTGGGGTGCTATCTGATCAGATGAGCGCTCGCTGGCTCTTCTCCTCTGGGCTGCTCCTCGTCGGTCTGGTCAACGTAGTCTTCTCGTGGAGCTCCACAGTGCCAGTCTTTGCTGCTCTCTGGTTTCTTAATGGCCTGGCACAGGGGCTGGGCTGGCCCCCCTGTGGGAAGATCCTGAGGAAG TGGTTTGAGCCATCCCAGTTTGGCACTTGGTGGGCTGTGTTGTCGACCAGCATGAACCTGGCTGGAGGTTTGGGACCTATCTTGGCCACGATTCTTGCCCAGAGCTACAGCTGGCGCAGCACCCTGGCCCTGTCTGGGGCACTCTGCGTGGttgtctctgtcctctgcctgCTGCTCATCCACAATGAACCTGCTGATGTTGGACTCCGAAATCTGGACCCTACCCCCTCCAAGGGCAAAAAGG gttcatCCAAGGAGGACAGCACCCTACAGGATCTGCTGCTGTCCCCCTATCTCTGGGTGCTCTCCACTGGCTACCTTGTAGTCTTTGGAGTAAAGACCTGCTGTACAGACTGGGGCCAGTTCTTCCTTATCCAGGAGAGAGGGCAGTCTGCCCTTGTGG GTAGTTCCTACATGAGTGCCCTGGAGGTTGGAGGCCTCGTGGGCAGCATTGCAGCCGGCTATCTGTCAGACCGGGCCATGGCCAAG GCAGGGCTGTCTATGTATGGGAACCCTCGTCATGGCCTGTTGCTGTTCATGATGGCTGGCATGGCAGCATCCATGTTCCTCTTCCGGGTAACGGTGACCAGTGACTCACCCAAG ATCTGGATCCTGGTGTTGGGAGCTGTGTTTGGTTTCTCTTCTTACGGCCCCATTGCCTTGTTTGGAGTCATAGCCAATGAGAGTGCACCTCCCAACTTGTGTGGCACCTCTCATGCCATTGTGGGACTCATGGCAAATG TGGGCGGATTTCTGGCTGGGTTACCCTTCAGCACCATCGCCAAGCACTACAGCTGGAGCACAGCCTTCTGGGTGGCAGAAGTGGTTTGTATAGCCAGCACAGTTGTCTTCTTCTTGCTTCGAAATATCCGCACCAAGATGGGCCGAGTACCCAAGAAGGCAGAGTAA
- the Trappc4 gene encoding trafficking protein particle complex subunit 4 isoform X1 — MAIFSVYVVNKAGGLIYQWDSYSPRAEAEKTFSYPLDLLLKLHDERVLVAFGQRDGIRGGLGSRAGPALRKWGWWEVGHAVLAINGMDVNGKYTADGKEVLEYLGNPANYPVSIRFGRPRLTSNEKLMLASMFHSLFAIGSQLSPEQGSSGIEMLETDTFKLHCFQTLTGIKFVVLADPRQAGIDSLLRKIYEIYSDFALKNPFYSLEMPIRCELFDQNLKLALEVAEKAGTFGPGS, encoded by the exons ATGGCGATTTTTAGTGTGTACGTGGTTAACAAAGCCGGCGGCCTGATCTACCAGTGGGACAGTTACTCGCCACGGGCTGAGGCCGAGAAAACTTTCAGTTACCCTCTGGACCTGTTGCTGAAACTGCACGACGAGCGGGTGCTGGTCGCTTTCGGCCAGCGCGACGGCATCCGGGGTGGGCTGGGCTCGAGGGCGGGACCGGCTCTGCGGAAGTGGGGCTGGTGGGAAG TGGGCCACGCAGTGCTGGCCATCAATGGCATGGATGTGAACGGCAAGTACACGGCCGACGGGAAGGAAGTGCTGGAGTATCTCGGTAACCCTGCAAATTACCCGGTGTCCATCCGATTCGGCCGGCCCCGCCTTACCTCTAACGAGAAGCTTATGCTGGCATCCATGTTCCACTC GCTCTTTGCCATTGGTTCCCAGCTGTCTCCGGAACAGGGAAGTTCAGGCATTGAGATGCTGGAGACAGACACATTCAAACTGCACTGCTTCCAAACACTGACAG GGATCAAGTTTGTGGTCCTGGCAGATCCTAGGCAAGCTGGAATAGATTCTCTTCTCCGAAAAATTTATGAGATTTACTCAGACTTTGCCCTCAAGAATCCATTCTACTCCTTGGAAATGCCTATCAG ATGTGAGCTGTTTGACCAGAACCTGAAGCTAGCTCTAGAGGTGGCAGAGAAGGCTGGCACTTTTGGACCTGGGTCCTAG
- the Slc37a4 gene encoding glucose-6-phosphate exchanger SLC37A4 isoform X1 translates to MAAQGYGYYRAVIFAAMFGGYSLYYFNRKTFSFVMPSLVEEIALDKDDLGLITSSQSAAYAISKFVSGVLSDQMSARWLFSSGLLLVGLVNVVFSWSSTVPVFAALWFLNGLAQGLGWPPCGKILRKWFEPSQFGTWWAVLSTSMNLAGGLGPILATILAQSYSWRSTLALSGALCVVVSVLCLLLIHNEPADVGLRNLDPTPSKGKKGSSKEDSTLQDLLLSPYLWVLSTGYLVVFGVKTCCTDWGQFFLIQERGQSALVGSSYMSALEVGGLVGSIAAGYLSDRAMAKAGLSMYGNPRHGLLLFMMAGMAASMFLFRVTVTSDSPKDVAFWTPALHPLAELTGFTEHEIWILVLGAVFGFSSYGPIALFGVIANESAPPNLCGTSHAIVGLMANVGGFLAGLPFSTIAKHYSWSTAFWVAEVVCIASTVVFFLLRNIRTKMGRVPKKAE, encoded by the exons ATGGCGGCCCAGGGCTATGGCTATTATCGCGCGGTCATCTTCGCAGCCATGTTTGGGGGCTACAGCCTGTACTACTTTAACCGCAAAACCTTCTCCTTCGTCATGCCATCCTTGGTGGAAGAGATTGCTCTGGACAAGGACGATTTGG GGCTCATCACCAGCAGCCAGTCGGCAGCCTATGCCATCAGCAAGTTTGTGAGTGGGGTGCTATCTGATCAGATGAGCGCTCGCTGGCTCTTCTCCTCTGGGCTGCTCCTCGTCGGTCTGGTCAACGTAGTCTTCTCGTGGAGCTCCACAGTGCCAGTCTTTGCTGCTCTCTGGTTTCTTAATGGCCTGGCACAGGGGCTGGGCTGGCCCCCCTGTGGGAAGATCCTGAGGAAG TGGTTTGAGCCATCCCAGTTTGGCACTTGGTGGGCTGTGTTGTCGACCAGCATGAACCTGGCTGGAGGTTTGGGACCTATCTTGGCCACGATTCTTGCCCAGAGCTACAGCTGGCGCAGCACCCTGGCCCTGTCTGGGGCACTCTGCGTGGttgtctctgtcctctgcctgCTGCTCATCCACAATGAACCTGCTGATGTTGGACTCCGAAATCTGGACCCTACCCCCTCCAAGGGCAAAAAGG gttcatCCAAGGAGGACAGCACCCTACAGGATCTGCTGCTGTCCCCCTATCTCTGGGTGCTCTCCACTGGCTACCTTGTAGTCTTTGGAGTAAAGACCTGCTGTACAGACTGGGGCCAGTTCTTCCTTATCCAGGAGAGAGGGCAGTCTGCCCTTGTGG GTAGTTCCTACATGAGTGCCCTGGAGGTTGGAGGCCTCGTGGGCAGCATTGCAGCCGGCTATCTGTCAGACCGGGCCATGGCCAAG GCAGGGCTGTCTATGTATGGGAACCCTCGTCATGGCCTGTTGCTGTTCATGATGGCTGGCATGGCAGCATCCATGTTCCTCTTCCGGGTAACGGTGACCAGTGACTCACCCAAG GACGTTGCTTTCTGGACTCCTGCTCTCCATCCTCTGGCTGAGCTCACGGGCTTTACGGAGCACGAG ATCTGGATCCTGGTGTTGGGAGCTGTGTTTGGTTTCTCTTCTTACGGCCCCATTGCCTTGTTTGGAGTCATAGCCAATGAGAGTGCACCTCCCAACTTGTGTGGCACCTCTCATGCCATTGTGGGACTCATGGCAAATG TGGGCGGATTTCTGGCTGGGTTACCCTTCAGCACCATCGCCAAGCACTACAGCTGGAGCACAGCCTTCTGGGTGGCAGAAGTGGTTTGTATAGCCAGCACAGTTGTCTTCTTCTTGCTTCGAAATATCCGCACCAAGATGGGCCGAGTACCCAAGAAGGCAGAGTAA
- the Trappc4 gene encoding trafficking protein particle complex subunit 4 isoform X2 encodes MAIFSVYVVNKAGGLIYQWDSYSPRAEAEKTFSYPLDLLLKLHDERVLVAFGQRDGIRVGHAVLAINGMDVNGKYTADGKEVLEYLGNPANYPVSIRFGRPRLTSNEKLMLASMFHSLFAIGSQLSPEQGSSGIEMLETDTFKLHCFQTLTGIKFVVLADPRQAGIDSLLRKIYEIYSDFALKNPFYSLEMPIRCELFDQNLKLALEVAEKAGTFGPGS; translated from the exons ATGGCGATTTTTAGTGTGTACGTGGTTAACAAAGCCGGCGGCCTGATCTACCAGTGGGACAGTTACTCGCCACGGGCTGAGGCCGAGAAAACTTTCAGTTACCCTCTGGACCTGTTGCTGAAACTGCACGACGAGCGGGTGCTGGTCGCTTTCGGCCAGCGCGACGGCATCCGGG TGGGCCACGCAGTGCTGGCCATCAATGGCATGGATGTGAACGGCAAGTACACGGCCGACGGGAAGGAAGTGCTGGAGTATCTCGGTAACCCTGCAAATTACCCGGTGTCCATCCGATTCGGCCGGCCCCGCCTTACCTCTAACGAGAAGCTTATGCTGGCATCCATGTTCCACTC GCTCTTTGCCATTGGTTCCCAGCTGTCTCCGGAACAGGGAAGTTCAGGCATTGAGATGCTGGAGACAGACACATTCAAACTGCACTGCTTCCAAACACTGACAG GGATCAAGTTTGTGGTCCTGGCAGATCCTAGGCAAGCTGGAATAGATTCTCTTCTCCGAAAAATTTATGAGATTTACTCAGACTTTGCCCTCAAGAATCCATTCTACTCCTTGGAAATGCCTATCAG ATGTGAGCTGTTTGACCAGAACCTGAAGCTAGCTCTAGAGGTGGCAGAGAAGGCTGGCACTTTTGGACCTGGGTCCTAG
- the Rps25 gene encoding 40S ribosomal protein S25: MPPKDDKKKKDAGKSAKKDKDPVNKSGGKAKKKKWSKGKVRDKLNNLVLFDKATYDKLCKEVPNYKLITPAVVSERLKIRGSLARAALQELLSKGLIKLVSKHRAQVIYTRNTKGGDAPAAGEDA, translated from the exons ATG CCGCCCAAGGATgacaagaagaagaaggatgCCGGAAAGTCGGCCAAAAAAGACAAGGACCCAGTAAATAAGTCTGGTGGCAAGGCCAAAAAGAAG AAGTGGTCCAAAGGCAAAGTTCGGGACAAGCTCAACAATCTGGTCCTGTTTGACAAAGCTACATACGACAAACTCTGTAAGGAGGTTCCCAACTACAAGCTCATCACTCCAGCTGTGGTCTCTGAGAGACTGAAGATTCGAGGTTCTTTGGCCAGGGCAGCCCTTCAGGAGCTACTTAGTAAAG GACTTATCAAGCTGGTTTCAAAGCACAGAGCCCAAGTAATTTACACCAGAAACACAAAGGGTGGAGATGCCCCAGCTGCTGGCGAAGATGCTTGA